In a single window of the Hydrogenobaculum sp. 3684 genome:
- a CDS encoding cation-translocating P-type ATPase, whose translation MRKVFKISGMTCVNCQRTIQIGLKKTKGVEDVDVSLVLERAIVSFDENILSKEDIVKKIKELGYEAQVVEESGVLNLYLDKVDCSTDSCALLTKEDLESLNGVKKAVLDNIKQTLYIEYDKDIISSEDIMAFIRSKGYEASILELDRSKEIALKIAFGIASGILIMALNYSSIAYKDYIEMVLAIAVQFYTAKDFYKGAIASLKAKTGNMDLLVALGSFVSIVYSSFVVFGLLKGNTFFETPTFLVSFVLIGKLIEYRLKKKASAYLKNLTSLNLRSARVLKGTEELIVDSYSLKEGDIVLFKAGDRVSLDIVVKEGSAYIDTSFINGEFEPVFVKEGDNVISGSLVKSGYIKGVVVNIAEKSFINELVRASNLSLEKKPNIQRISDKVSSYFVQAIILISSFVFVIWKIIGVPTEEALNYSVSTLVISCPCAMGIAVPISVMVAVSMAFKNGILIKNAASLETLYKADTFVLDKTGTLTEGTFKVVKEDIKEDKEKVCSLIKHAERFSNHPIGKALYEHCKDYNMDINLTCEEIKGFGIKCEDIYITDVSFWDKDINKKAIGIGTKESLMGIFYLEDAISPYAKDFIKSLKQRKKQIILCSGDTEQNVKYIADTLGIEHYFASMSPTDKSNLIKRLKDENHIVCMVGDGINDAKAMALSDVGIAVSKALDAAKVSTDIVVSSGGLEKIIYLLDLTDKFMKNVKQNLFWAFGYNAVMIPSAAGIFSKYGIYIEPQFAGLLMGLSSVSVVLNAMRLSKA comes from the coding sequence ATGAGAAAAGTGTTCAAAATAAGTGGGATGACCTGTGTAAACTGCCAAAGGACTATACAGATAGGTCTTAAAAAAACAAAAGGTGTAGAAGATGTTGATGTATCTTTGGTTTTAGAAAGGGCTATAGTGAGCTTTGATGAAAATATTTTATCAAAAGAAGATATCGTTAAAAAAATAAAAGAGCTTGGATACGAGGCCCAAGTAGTAGAAGAGTCTGGTGTTTTAAACCTATACCTTGATAAAGTAGATTGCTCCACTGACTCTTGTGCTTTACTTACAAAAGAGGATTTAGAATCCTTAAATGGTGTAAAAAAGGCAGTTTTAGACAATATAAAACAAACCCTTTATATAGAATACGATAAAGATATTATTTCCTCTGAAGATATAATGGCTTTCATAAGATCAAAAGGGTATGAAGCCTCTATTTTAGAACTTGACAGATCAAAAGAGATAGCTCTAAAAATAGCTTTTGGTATAGCATCGGGTATTCTTATAATGGCTCTTAACTACAGCTCTATAGCCTACAAAGATTATATAGAGATGGTTTTAGCAATAGCTGTTCAGTTTTACACTGCCAAAGATTTTTACAAAGGGGCTATCGCTTCTTTAAAAGCCAAAACTGGTAATATGGATCTTTTGGTGGCTTTAGGAAGCTTTGTATCTATAGTGTATAGTTCTTTTGTGGTATTTGGGCTTTTAAAAGGAAACACATTTTTTGAAACACCCACTTTTTTGGTATCTTTTGTCTTAATAGGAAAGCTCATAGAGTATAGACTAAAGAAAAAAGCAAGCGCCTATCTTAAAAATCTTACATCTTTAAACCTAAGAAGTGCAAGGGTTTTGAAAGGTACTGAGGAGCTGATTGTGGATTCTTACTCTTTAAAAGAGGGGGATATTGTTTTATTTAAAGCTGGAGACAGGGTATCTTTGGATATTGTGGTAAAAGAAGGAAGTGCTTATATAGATACATCTTTTATAAATGGGGAGTTTGAGCCTGTTTTTGTAAAAGAAGGAGATAACGTAATATCTGGTTCTTTGGTAAAAAGCGGTTATATAAAAGGAGTTGTGGTAAATATAGCTGAAAAATCTTTTATAAATGAGCTTGTAAGAGCTTCAAATTTAAGCCTTGAGAAAAAACCAAACATACAAAGAATATCCGATAAGGTCTCTTCTTACTTTGTACAGGCTATTATCTTAATATCTTCTTTTGTGTTTGTAATATGGAAAATAATAGGTGTACCCACAGAAGAGGCTTTAAACTACTCTGTATCTACCCTTGTGATATCGTGTCCTTGCGCTATGGGTATAGCGGTGCCTATATCTGTTATGGTGGCAGTTTCTATGGCTTTTAAGAATGGTATTTTGATAAAAAACGCCGCTTCTTTAGAAACCCTTTACAAAGCCGATACTTTTGTGCTAGATAAAACTGGTACTTTAACAGAAGGCACCTTTAAAGTTGTAAAAGAGGATATAAAAGAGGATAAGGAAAAAGTATGCTCTTTGATAAAACATGCTGAAAGGTTTTCAAACCATCCGATAGGAAAAGCCCTTTATGAACACTGTAAAGATTACAATATGGACATAAATTTAACGTGTGAAGAGATAAAAGGTTTTGGTATAAAGTGTGAAGATATTTATATAACAGATGTTTCTTTTTGGGATAAAGATATAAACAAAAAAGCTATAGGTATAGGCACAAAAGAAAGTCTCATGGGCATTTTTTATCTTGAAGATGCTATAAGCCCATACGCTAAAGATTTTATTAAAAGCTTAAAACAAAGAAAAAAGCAAATCATACTTTGTTCTGGAGATACCGAACAAAATGTCAAATATATAGCAGATACTCTTGGTATAGAGCACTACTTTGCCTCTATGAGCCCTACCGATAAATCAAATCTTATAAAACGATTAAAAGATGAAAATCATATAGTCTGTATGGTGGGAGATGGTATAAACGATGCAAAGGCTATGGCGCTTTCTGATGTTGGTATAGCTGTATCAAAAGCCTTAGATGCTGCTAAAGTAAGTACAGATATTGTAGTATCAAGTGGTGGTCTTGAAAAAATAATATATCTTTTAGACCTTACGGATAAATTTATGAAAAACGTAAAGCAAAACCTCTTTTGGGCTTTTGGTTACAATGCTGTTATGATACCCTCTGCCGCTGGTATTTTTTCTAAATACGGCATTTACATAGAACCTCAGTTTGCTGGGCTTTTGATGGGGCTTTCGTCTGTGAGCGTAGTGTTAAACGCTATGAGGCTTTCAAAAGCTTAA
- the metF gene encoding methylenetetrahydrofolate reductase [NAD(P)H] → MKIIELLKNKKGVSFEFFPPKSQKDKEALLETAKELKVFEPNFVSVTHGASGNSVSQKPPIEYTKETVLELKNSLGLNIMAHLTCISHTKDELMSILGFYKENNIDNILALRGDIPKNGEKRGCSHASELIDLIKTYFDDSFCIGVAAYPEGHPESPNMEWEIKYFKQKVEKGASFAITQMFFDNSYYYEFLDLCHKANIDIPIIPGIMPITNIKQISKFASMCGATIPSYITDALENLNEEDVVKKGVEIAINQCEDLIKNGVKHIHFYTLNKSKATLQILKAIKL, encoded by the coding sequence ATGAAAATAATAGAGCTTCTTAAGAATAAAAAGGGGGTATCTTTTGAATTTTTTCCCCCTAAAAGCCAAAAAGATAAAGAAGCTCTTTTAGAAACTGCAAAAGAATTAAAGGTTTTCGAACCAAACTTTGTATCGGTAACCCATGGAGCAAGTGGCAACTCCGTATCCCAAAAACCACCCATAGAATACACAAAAGAAACGGTGCTTGAGTTAAAAAACTCTCTTGGTTTAAATATAATGGCTCATCTTACGTGCATATCTCATACAAAAGATGAACTTATGAGTATATTGGGCTTTTACAAAGAAAATAACATAGACAACATATTGGCTTTAAGAGGTGATATACCAAAAAACGGTGAAAAAAGAGGCTGCTCTCATGCATCAGAGCTTATAGATCTTATAAAGACATATTTTGATGATAGTTTTTGCATAGGAGTGGCAGCTTACCCGGAAGGACATCCAGAATCTCCTAACATGGAATGGGAAATAAAATATTTTAAACAAAAGGTAGAAAAAGGAGCAAGCTTTGCCATTACCCAGATGTTTTTTGACAACAGTTATTACTATGAATTTTTAGACCTATGCCACAAGGCAAACATAGATATACCCATAATACCTGGGATTATGCCTATTACTAACATAAAACAAATATCTAAGTTTGCAAGCATGTGCGGTGCCACAATTCCCTCTTATATCACAGATGCGTTGGAAAACCTAAACGAAGAAGATGTAGTAAAAAAAGGTGTTGAAATAGCTATAAATCAATGCGAAGATCTCATAAAAAACGGCGTAAAACATATTCACTTTTACACACTAAACAAATCAAAAGCCACACTTCAAATATTAAAAGCCATAAAACTATAA
- the thiE gene encoding thiamine phosphate synthase, with the protein MFKDFNFSIYLVTDDAFFVDRDVVRTIEQAIEGGVTAVQYRFKNKPSRKMYEELLVLRDITKQNKVALIVNDRVDLAIAVKADGVHVGQEDLPPDVCRKIIPEDMIVGYSVNNLEQLKDAMTMPIDYIGFGSVFHTKTKKDYKYVGLEALCKATNITSIPIIAIGGITHYNLKDVLKCKVKGVAVVSAILGFEDVKRAASDFKQMYKESLSMQI; encoded by the coding sequence ATGTTTAAGGATTTTAACTTTAGCATATACCTTGTAACGGATGACGCTTTTTTTGTGGATAGAGACGTTGTAAGAACGATAGAGCAGGCCATAGAAGGCGGTGTAACAGCTGTGCAGTATAGGTTTAAAAACAAGCCTTCTAGAAAAATGTACGAAGAGCTTTTGGTATTAAGAGATATCACCAAACAAAACAAAGTAGCCCTTATAGTAAACGACAGGGTAGATTTGGCCATAGCTGTAAAAGCCGATGGAGTGCATGTAGGACAAGAGGACTTACCACCAGATGTTTGTAGAAAAATAATACCAGAGGATATGATAGTAGGATATTCGGTAAACAATTTAGAACAGCTAAAAGATGCTATGACGATGCCAATAGACTATATAGGGTTTGGCTCTGTTTTCCATACAAAGACCAAAAAAGATTACAAATACGTAGGACTTGAAGCCCTTTGCAAAGCAACAAATATCACATCTATACCTATTATAGCAATAGGAGGTATAACACACTACAATCTAAAAGATGTGTTAAAGTGCAAAGTAAAAGGAGTGGCGGTGGTATCTGCGATACTTGGTTTTGAAGATGTAAAAAGAGCAGCATCTGATTTTAAGCAAATGTACAAAGAAAGCTTAAGTATGCAAATATGA